Proteins from a single region of Sandaracinaceae bacterium:
- the moeB gene encoding molybdopterin-synthase adenylyltransferase MoeB, with protein MAKTYADLLQEVKGQIKQVTLEDLNDRIKAGEAITLVDVREKDEWRQGYIPNSVHLPRGFLEMQAGSKLPDKNAKLVVYCAGGVRSAFAAKALQDLGYTDVESANPGYGQWKDKGFPIEAPFAFSDEQLDRYSRHLLLPEVGEKGQQKLLQARVLLLGAGGLGAPSALYLAAAGVGTLGIIDGDHVDASNLQRQVIHGMDRVGSPKVESAAKTIANLNPDVKVIPFNERLDSSNVDRIFDMGWDVIVDGLDNFPTRYLVNDASIWKNIPVVHGSIFRFDGQVTTFIPNQGPCYRCLYPEPPPAHLAPSCAEAGVLGVLPGVIGVLQATEAVKIILGQGKPLNGRLLQYDSLDMAFRTFKLRHDKNCPVCGDKPTITSYIDYEGFCANV; from the coding sequence ATGGCGAAGACGTACGCGGACCTCCTGCAAGAGGTGAAGGGCCAGATCAAGCAGGTCACCCTCGAGGACTTGAACGACCGCATCAAGGCCGGCGAGGCCATCACCCTCGTCGACGTGCGCGAGAAGGACGAGTGGCGCCAGGGCTACATCCCCAACTCGGTGCACCTCCCGCGCGGCTTCCTCGAGATGCAGGCCGGCTCCAAGCTGCCCGACAAGAACGCCAAGCTGGTGGTCTACTGTGCGGGCGGTGTGCGCAGCGCCTTCGCGGCGAAGGCCCTGCAGGACCTCGGCTACACCGACGTCGAGTCCGCCAACCCTGGCTACGGGCAGTGGAAGGACAAGGGCTTCCCCATCGAGGCACCGTTCGCGTTCAGCGACGAGCAGCTGGACCGCTACTCGCGGCACCTCCTGCTGCCCGAGGTGGGCGAGAAGGGTCAGCAGAAGCTCCTGCAGGCGCGCGTGCTGCTGCTCGGCGCGGGCGGCCTGGGCGCTCCCTCGGCGCTCTACCTGGCGGCCGCGGGCGTCGGTACGCTCGGCATCATCGACGGCGACCACGTGGACGCCAGCAACCTGCAGCGGCAGGTCATCCACGGCATGGACCGCGTGGGCTCGCCCAAGGTGGAGTCCGCCGCCAAGACCATCGCCAACCTGAACCCCGACGTGAAGGTCATCCCGTTCAACGAGCGCCTCGACAGCAGCAACGTCGACCGCATCTTCGACATGGGCTGGGACGTCATCGTCGACGGGCTCGACAACTTCCCGACGCGCTACCTGGTGAACGACGCCAGCATCTGGAAGAACATCCCGGTGGTGCACGGCAGCATCTTCCGCTTCGACGGACAGGTGACCACGTTCATCCCCAACCAGGGCCCGTGCTACCGCTGCTTGTACCCGGAGCCGCCGCCTGCGCACTTGGCGCCCAGCTGCGCCGAGGCCGGCGTGCTGGGGGTGCTCCCGGGCGTCATCGGCGTACTGCAGGCCACCGAGGCGGTGAAGATCATCCTCGGCCAGGGCAAGCCGCTCAACGGGCGCCTGCTGCAGTACGACAGCCTCGACATGGCGTTCCGCACCTTCAAGCTGCGGCACGACAAGAACTGCCCCGTCTGCGGCGACAAGCCGACCATCACGAGCTACATCGACTACGAAGGCTTCTGCGCCAACGTGTGA
- a CDS encoding NAD(P)H-hydrate dehydratase, which yields MTRAQVRAVDRHAIDALAVPGIVLMENAGRGAFEVLVREHAGALGRVVLVGGPGQNGGDAWVVARHLLRLGHRPRAVLVVPSGDAAELRGDAATNWAPLAPLGVETHVLPPSAHMRLADLLADATLVVDGVFGTGLTRPIEGPFAEVVGALNAARAPVFALDLPSGVDADNGHVLGVAVRATTTVTFAAHKRGLHQGPGAQLAGDLHLADIGVPVHAVGVVDAPDTPDAPDTLGEAPFAALLQREDLGALVPPRARDAHKGTAGHVLLLGGDEGKTGALYLAGLGAQRAGAGLVTLGAPPQSRAVLEHKVVEIMTTELPGSAAALAALASGKGALVVGPGLGLGTTAKALVRSWAAELAQPVVLDADALTILANAAGGLEVLREAHGPRVLTPHPGEAARLLGLTSAEVQADRHVAAEALARRCGHVVALKGAGTIVASPDGGAWVCPYGTSAMGTGGTGDVLAGVIGALLGAGLGAVQAATAGVLWHALAGERAACGDRGLLASELAHALPGVLRDALV from the coding sequence TTGACTCGCGCCCAGGTGCGCGCCGTCGACCGACACGCCATCGACGCGCTCGCCGTGCCGGGCATCGTGCTGATGGAGAACGCCGGCCGGGGCGCCTTCGAGGTGCTCGTGCGGGAGCACGCCGGCGCGCTCGGGCGCGTCGTGCTCGTGGGCGGTCCGGGTCAGAACGGGGGGGACGCGTGGGTCGTGGCGCGGCACCTCTTGCGCCTCGGGCACAGGCCGCGCGCGGTGCTCGTCGTGCCGTCCGGAGACGCGGCGGAGCTGCGTGGGGACGCCGCCACCAACTGGGCGCCCCTCGCGCCGCTGGGGGTGGAGACGCACGTGCTGCCACCGAGCGCGCACATGCGACTCGCCGACCTGCTCGCGGACGCCACCCTGGTCGTGGACGGGGTCTTCGGCACGGGCCTGACGCGGCCCATCGAGGGGCCGTTTGCGGAGGTCGTCGGCGCGCTGAACGCGGCGCGCGCGCCTGTGTTCGCGCTGGACCTGCCGAGCGGTGTCGACGCGGACAACGGGCACGTGCTGGGGGTCGCTGTGCGCGCGACGACCACGGTCACCTTCGCGGCCCACAAGCGGGGCCTGCACCAGGGGCCCGGGGCGCAGCTGGCGGGGGACCTGCACCTGGCGGACATCGGCGTCCCCGTGCATGCGGTGGGCGTGGTCGACGCGCCGGACACGCCCGACGCGCCGGATACGCTCGGCGAGGCGCCGTTCGCGGCGCTGCTGCAGCGTGAGGATCTGGGGGCGCTCGTTCCGCCGCGCGCGCGTGACGCGCACAAGGGCACGGCAGGCCACGTGCTGCTGCTGGGGGGCGACGAAGGCAAGACCGGCGCGCTGTATCTGGCCGGGCTCGGCGCGCAGCGCGCCGGCGCGGGCTTGGTCACGCTGGGCGCGCCGCCCCAGAGCCGCGCCGTCCTGGAGCACAAGGTGGTGGAGATCATGACCACCGAGCTCCCGGGGAGCGCCGCCGCGCTGGCCGCGCTGGCGAGCGGGAAGGGCGCGCTGGTGGTGGGTCCAGGGCTGGGGCTCGGGACCACGGCCAAGGCGCTGGTGCGTTCCTGGGCGGCCGAGCTGGCGCAGCCCGTGGTCCTGGACGCGGACGCGCTGACCATCCTGGCGAACGCCGCGGGTGGGCTCGAGGTGTTGCGTGAGGCGCACGGGCCGCGGGTGCTCACGCCCCACCCGGGCGAGGCGGCGCGCCTGCTGGGGCTCACGTCGGCCGAAGTACAGGCGGACCGTCATGTGGCGGCCGAGGCTCTCGCGCGCCGCTGCGGGCACGTGGTGGCGCTCAAGGGCGCGGGGACCATCGTCGCGTCACCCGACGGGGGCGCGTGGGTGTGTCCGTACGGGACCAGCGCCATGGGCACCGGGGGCACCGGGGACGTGCTGGCAGGGGTCATCGGGGCCCTGCTGGGGGCCGGGCTGGGCGCCGTGCAGGCGGCGACGGCGGGGGTGCTCTGGCACGCGCTCGCGGGGGAGCGCGCGGCCTGCGGCGACCGGGGATTGCTGGCGTCGGAGCTGGCCCACGCGCTCCCCGGCGTCTTGCGCGATGCGTTGGTGTGA
- a CDS encoding sigma-70 family RNA polymerase sigma factor: protein MSTESTSLSLVPPVDRSDYDAAVRPHVPELYGTAVRLTRSRTEADDLLQDTLARAWVFWHRFQKGTNARAWMHRILMNTFITGYRRRRREREIMERVALETHTLPPALPSPVDPEASPKDALGDEVRAALETIRPEFRSAVELVDVEERSYQEAADLLGCPIGTIMSRLHRGRRALRDQLRSYAFAEGYVSELACSA, encoded by the coding sequence ATGTCGACCGAAAGCACCTCTCTCAGCCTCGTGCCCCCCGTGGACCGCTCCGACTACGACGCCGCCGTGCGGCCTCACGTGCCCGAACTCTACGGCACCGCGGTGCGGCTGACACGCTCCCGCACCGAGGCGGACGACCTGCTGCAGGACACGCTCGCCCGGGCGTGGGTCTTCTGGCACCGCTTCCAGAAAGGCACGAACGCGCGTGCGTGGATGCACCGCATCCTCATGAACACGTTCATCACGGGCTACCGCCGTCGCCGTCGTGAGCGCGAGATCATGGAGCGCGTGGCGCTGGAGACGCACACGCTGCCTCCTGCGCTTCCGTCGCCGGTCGACCCTGAGGCCTCTCCGAAAGATGCGCTGGGGGACGAGGTGCGCGCCGCCCTCGAGACCATCCGGCCCGAGTTCCGGAGCGCCGTCGAGCTGGTCGACGTGGAGGAGCGTTCCTACCAGGAGGCGGCCGACCTACTGGGGTGCCCCATTGGCACCATCATGTCGCGCCTCCATCGCGGACGACGGGCGCTGCGCGACCAGCTCCGGAGCTACGCGTTCGCGGAGGGTTACGTCAGCGAGCTCGCCTGCTCGGCCTGA
- a CDS encoding nitronate monooxygenase, whose protein sequence is MKNELCEKLGIEFPIFAFSHCRDVVAAVSRAGGLGVLGAVAFGAEQLERELAWIDQHVDGKPYGLDTVMPYKYEGRDKGDLSQEALEAMIPKAHQEWLIKLLQKHGVPEIPPEVENTHETLLGWSLSAGSAHVDVGMKHPIRLLANALGPPPAEIVERAHKEGVLVAALCGNTRQALKQKEAGVDIIIASGYEAGGHTGEIGSMSLIPAVVDAVGDTPVLAAGGMGDGRHLAAAMALGASGIWCGSVWLTTNESDCEDALIDKMLAASEMDTARSRCISGKPARQLVTTYTKAWEEKDCPGFLPMPLQGLLVADAERRIRRHANTVNTAEAAELLGTPVGQVVGMMKTRKPAGKVVYDFVEGYIDAVARLNALLPED, encoded by the coding sequence GTGAAGAACGAACTTTGCGAGAAACTGGGGATCGAGTTCCCCATCTTTGCGTTCAGCCACTGCCGTGACGTCGTGGCTGCCGTCAGCCGCGCCGGCGGCCTGGGTGTGCTTGGCGCGGTGGCGTTCGGCGCCGAGCAGCTGGAGCGCGAGCTGGCGTGGATCGACCAGCACGTCGACGGCAAGCCCTACGGCTTGGACACCGTCATGCCCTACAAGTACGAGGGGCGCGACAAGGGCGACCTGAGCCAGGAGGCCCTCGAGGCGATGATCCCCAAGGCGCACCAGGAGTGGCTCATCAAGCTGCTCCAGAAGCACGGCGTGCCGGAGATCCCGCCCGAGGTCGAGAACACGCACGAGACCCTGCTCGGCTGGTCGCTCAGCGCGGGCAGCGCGCACGTGGACGTGGGCATGAAGCACCCCATCCGCCTGCTGGCCAACGCGCTCGGGCCCCCGCCCGCCGAGATCGTGGAGCGCGCCCACAAGGAGGGCGTGCTCGTCGCGGCTCTGTGCGGCAACACCCGTCAGGCGCTCAAGCAGAAGGAAGCCGGCGTCGACATCATCATCGCGTCCGGCTACGAGGCCGGCGGCCACACGGGCGAGATTGGCTCCATGTCGCTCATCCCCGCCGTGGTGGACGCGGTCGGTGACACCCCCGTGCTCGCCGCGGGCGGCATGGGCGACGGCCGTCACCTGGCGGCCGCGATGGCCCTGGGCGCGTCGGGCATCTGGTGCGGGTCCGTGTGGCTCACCACCAACGAGTCCGACTGCGAGGACGCGCTCATCGACAAGATGCTCGCCGCGTCCGAGATGGACACCGCGCGCTCACGCTGCATCAGCGGCAAGCCGGCCCGTCAGCTCGTCACCACGTACACCAAGGCGTGGGAAGAGAAGGACTGCCCGGGCTTCCTGCCCATGCCGCTCCAGGGCCTCCTGGTGGCCGACGCCGAGCGTCGCATCCGTCGCCACGCCAACACGGTGAACACGGCTGAGGCCGCCGAGCTGCTCGGCACCCCCGTGGGCCAGGTGGTCGGCATGATGAAGACGCGCAAGCCGGCGGGTAAGGTGGTCTACGACTTCGTCGAGGGCTACATCGACGCCGTCGCGCGCCTGAACGCGCTGCTCCCCGAGGACTGA
- a CDS encoding alpha/beta hydrolase, translated as MTIERIQLHLPERALTLSALVAGQSGPLVVLCHGFPGLSYSYRHQLPVLAAAGYRAVALDMKGYGQSDRPLALEAYQARVLSDDLVAVLDHLGAERAVFVGHDFGAKAAFGVALHHPDRVAGVVSLAVPYGVQFAGARDDNAAGAKTPKDSQGAQNAPNAKNVQSAANAGSPASEGSAPTLEKKRGKRPSEGYAAIAKRHFFHMHYFQTVGPAEAELGGRPREFLTRLHWALSGRGKLLDWTRFPAEGTGYLDVLEPAPPLPWSWLTEADLDHYVSEYTRGPLAAHFIGGLSSYRVTDLDWEHDPDYGREPLDCPALFVCGEHDPVLKIVTPESISGMTRRLPQLRGSCIIPGVGHFVQQEAPAETNAALLDFLRAVYPAS; from the coding sequence ATGACCATCGAGCGGATCCAGCTGCACCTCCCCGAACGCGCCCTCACCCTGAGCGCGCTCGTCGCGGGGCAGTCGGGTCCGCTCGTCGTGCTTTGTCACGGCTTCCCTGGGCTGTCGTACAGCTACCGTCATCAGCTCCCGGTGCTTGCGGCGGCGGGCTATCGCGCGGTCGCGCTCGACATGAAGGGCTACGGGCAGAGCGACCGGCCCCTCGCGCTCGAGGCGTACCAAGCGCGTGTGCTCTCGGACGACCTGGTCGCGGTGCTCGACCACCTGGGCGCGGAGCGTGCGGTGTTCGTGGGGCACGACTTCGGCGCGAAGGCCGCCTTCGGGGTCGCCCTGCACCACCCCGACCGCGTCGCAGGCGTGGTGTCGCTGGCGGTGCCGTACGGGGTGCAGTTCGCGGGTGCGCGCGATGACAACGCAGCCGGCGCCAAGACCCCCAAGGACTCGCAGGGCGCCCAGAACGCCCCGAACGCGAAGAACGTCCAGAGCGCAGCGAACGCAGGGAGCCCGGCCTCAGAGGGGTCTGCACCTACCCTCGAGAAGAAGCGCGGCAAGCGCCCCAGCGAAGGGTACGCCGCCATCGCCAAGCGCCACTTCTTCCACATGCACTACTTCCAGACCGTCGGCCCCGCGGAGGCCGAACTGGGCGGTCGTCCGCGCGAGTTCCTCACCCGCCTGCACTGGGCGCTCAGCGGGCGCGGCAAGCTGCTGGACTGGACCCGCTTCCCGGCCGAGGGCACGGGCTACCTCGACGTGCTGGAGCCGGCACCGCCGCTCCCCTGGAGCTGGCTCACCGAGGCCGACCTCGACCACTACGTGAGCGAGTACACCCGTGGGCCGCTCGCGGCGCACTTCATCGGCGGGCTCAGCTCGTACCGCGTGACGGACCTCGACTGGGAGCACGACCCGGACTACGGGCGCGAGCCGCTCGACTGCCCTGCCCTCTTCGTGTGCGGCGAGCACGACCCGGTGCTGAAGATCGTCACGCCCGAGTCCATCTCCGGGATGACGCGGCGCCTCCCGCAGCTGCGCGGGAGCTGCATCATCCCGGGCGTCGGGCACTTCGTGCAGCAAGAGGCGCCCGCCGAGACCAACGCGGCGCTGCTCGACTTCCTGCGCGCCGTCTACCCAGCCAGCTGA
- a CDS encoding DUF3336 domain-containing protein codes for MSKTYDEWLQRQQNAPDAGEVNAFLGDPDSDVYDAALLQEHTTLLRRAREKRRSAELVKLLQEALYRHLGELADARLYERTPLGTKRVVSRFYEEVLLAIAYLSDPEQTGLAPADTLARFERAAHGFGRSALLLSGGASLGFFHLGVIKALFEHDLLPNVLSGASMGAMVACGIGARTDDELRELFRDWSGLRTDALLRVSPAEALRTHAVYDPARLAEVIRHNNGDYTFAEAYARSGRAVNVSISPTRKRQKPRVLNHLTTPEVTLESAAVASSSVPGAFPPALLMERLASGRDVPYMPTELWIDGSFKGDLPMRRISRLHNVNHFIVSQVNPHVAPVRRVTRKSGVLPFVAGMATTTARIQLTNQLHIAKSVLQHTPLYTPLDLAHSLADQSYSGDIDIHPRLRAGALLRTFSNISARELGLHILEGERATWPLLARIRDQTCVSRALDEAIASLRARYTR; via the coding sequence ATGAGCAAGACGTACGACGAGTGGCTACAGCGTCAGCAGAACGCCCCCGACGCGGGCGAGGTGAACGCGTTCCTCGGCGACCCCGACTCTGACGTCTACGACGCCGCGCTGCTGCAGGAGCACACCACCCTGCTCCGTCGGGCACGCGAGAAGCGCCGCTCGGCCGAGCTGGTCAAGCTGCTGCAAGAGGCCCTCTACCGACACCTCGGCGAGCTGGCAGACGCCCGCCTCTACGAGCGCACGCCGCTCGGCACCAAGCGCGTCGTCTCGCGCTTCTACGAAGAGGTGCTGCTCGCCATCGCCTACCTCTCCGACCCTGAGCAGACGGGACTCGCGCCAGCCGACACGCTCGCCCGCTTCGAGCGTGCCGCCCACGGCTTCGGCCGCTCGGCCCTCTTGCTCTCGGGGGGTGCCAGCCTCGGGTTCTTCCACTTGGGCGTCATCAAGGCGCTGTTCGAGCACGACCTGCTCCCCAACGTGCTCTCTGGCGCGTCCATGGGCGCGATGGTGGCGTGCGGCATCGGCGCGCGCACGGACGACGAGCTGCGCGAACTGTTCCGCGACTGGAGCGGCCTGCGCACCGACGCGCTCCTGCGGGTCTCTCCAGCCGAGGCGCTGCGCACCCACGCCGTGTACGACCCGGCGCGCCTCGCCGAGGTCATCCGCCACAACAACGGCGACTACACCTTCGCAGAGGCCTACGCGCGCAGTGGGCGAGCCGTCAACGTCAGCATCTCGCCCACGCGCAAGCGCCAGAAGCCGCGCGTCTTGAACCACCTCACCACGCCCGAGGTCACGCTCGAGAGCGCGGCCGTCGCCAGCAGCTCCGTGCCGGGGGCATTTCCACCCGCCCTGCTCATGGAGCGCCTCGCGAGCGGGCGCGACGTCCCCTACATGCCCACCGAGCTGTGGATCGACGGGTCGTTCAAGGGGGACCTGCCCATGCGGCGCATCAGCCGCCTGCACAACGTCAACCACTTCATCGTCAGCCAGGTGAACCCGCACGTGGCCCCCGTGCGGCGGGTCACGCGCAAGAGCGGCGTGCTGCCCTTCGTGGCGGGCATGGCCACCACCACCGCGCGCATTCAGCTCACCAACCAGCTGCACATCGCCAAGAGCGTGCTGCAGCACACGCCCCTCTACACGCCCCTGGACCTCGCGCACTCGCTCGCCGACCAGAGCTACAGCGGCGACATCGACATCCACCCGCGCCTGCGCGCCGGGGCCCTGCTGCGCACCTTCTCCAACATCAGCGCGCGTGAGCTGGGGCTGCACATCCTCGAGGGCGAGCGCGCCACCTGGCCCCTCCTCGCCCGCATCCGGGACCAGACCTGCGTGTCTCGTGCGCTGGACGAGGCCATCGCGTCACTGCGCGCTCGCTACACGCGATGA
- a CDS encoding adenylosuccinate synthase, which translates to MPALVVVGAQWGDEGKGKVVDLYTPYADLVVRYAGGANAGHTLVVKGEKLILHLIPSGILHNGQCVIAQGTVLDPEVLLREIDQLEARGVDCQSRLKVSDRAHVVLPQHKLVDGLREAAKGDDAIGTTKRGIGPTYEDKVGRRGIRMGDLRSRERLEPKLAANLAAWRPIIEAMGGEVPELEPIVQTYLAMGARLGDAICDTAQIVADAVAGDQRILLEGAQGTMLDIDHGTYPFVTSSNAIAGGACAGAGMGPTAISSVVGIAKAYATRVGGGPFPTELNDEIGQKLRDVGVEYGSTTGRPRRCGWMDAVALRLAVRVNGMTEIALTKLDVLRGHETLKVCVAYELDGERLSVPPYDDLDRVTPVYESMPGFSEDISGCRVRADLPENARRYIERLEELVGCKVGIISVGPDREATADVSNPFDA; encoded by the coding sequence ATGCCTGCTTTGGTTGTTGTGGGTGCCCAGTGGGGCGACGAGGGCAAGGGAAAGGTCGTGGACCTGTACACGCCCTACGCGGACCTCGTGGTGCGCTACGCGGGCGGCGCGAACGCCGGTCACACCTTGGTCGTGAAGGGCGAGAAGCTCATCCTGCACCTCATCCCCAGCGGCATCCTGCACAACGGGCAGTGCGTCATCGCGCAGGGCACCGTGCTGGACCCGGAGGTCCTGCTGCGCGAGATCGACCAGCTGGAGGCGCGCGGCGTGGACTGTCAGTCGCGCCTCAAGGTGTCCGACCGCGCGCACGTGGTGCTGCCCCAGCACAAGCTCGTCGACGGGCTGCGCGAGGCGGCCAAGGGCGACGACGCCATCGGCACCACCAAGCGCGGCATCGGGCCCACCTACGAAGACAAGGTCGGCCGGCGCGGGATCCGAATGGGCGACCTGCGCAGCCGTGAACGCCTCGAGCCCAAGCTGGCCGCGAACCTGGCTGCCTGGCGCCCCATCATCGAGGCCATGGGCGGCGAGGTGCCCGAGCTCGAGCCCATCGTGCAGACCTACCTCGCCATGGGCGCGCGCCTGGGCGACGCCATCTGCGACACCGCGCAGATCGTGGCGGACGCCGTCGCGGGTGACCAGCGCATCCTGCTCGAGGGCGCGCAGGGCACCATGCTGGACATCGATCACGGCACCTACCCGTTCGTCACCAGCAGCAACGCCATCGCCGGCGGCGCGTGCGCAGGCGCGGGCATGGGCCCCACGGCCATCTCGTCCGTGGTGGGCATCGCCAAGGCCTACGCCACCCGCGTGGGCGGCGGCCCCTTCCCCACCGAGCTGAACGACGAGATTGGCCAGAAGCTGCGCGACGTGGGCGTCGAGTACGGCAGCACCACGGGGCGTCCCCGCCGCTGCGGCTGGATGGACGCGGTCGCGCTGCGCCTCGCCGTGCGCGTCAACGGCATGACCGAGATCGCGCTCACCAAGCTGGACGTGCTGCGCGGCCACGAGACGCTGAAGGTGTGCGTGGCCTACGAGCTGGACGGCGAACGTCTGAGCGTGCCGCCGTACGACGACCTGGACCGCGTGACGCCCGTATACGAGTCGATGCCGGGCTTCAGCGAGGACATCTCCGGCTGCCGCGTGCGCGCGGACCTGCCCGAGAACGCGCGCCGCTACATCGAGCGCCTCGAGGAGCTCGTGGGCTGCAAGGTCGGCATCATCAGCGTGGGCCCCGACCGCGAGGCCACGGCCGACGTGTCGAACCCCTTTGACGCGTGA
- the sucD gene encoding succinate--CoA ligase subunit alpha, whose translation MSILVNKDTKLIVQGITGKTGQFHTEQCIKYGTNVVGGVTPGRGGTEILGVPVFDTVEQAIAATGANASCIFVPPPFAADSILECVEAELPLAICITEGIPVMDMLKVRRVLDGQKTTRLIGPNCPGVITPDECKIGIMPGHIHKKGRIGVVSKSGTLTYEAVGQLTALGIGQSTAVGVGGDPIAGTDFIDILEMFEKDADTDAIILIGEIGGNAEELAAAWIKDNFSKPVAGFIAGRTAPPGKRMGHAGAIISGGKGTADAKIAALEDAGVKVAPTPSDMGTTLASLLK comes from the coding sequence ATGAGTATCCTCGTCAACAAAGACACCAAGCTGATCGTTCAGGGGATCACCGGTAAGACCGGCCAGTTCCACACCGAGCAGTGCATCAAGTACGGCACGAACGTGGTCGGCGGCGTGACGCCGGGCCGCGGTGGCACCGAGATCCTCGGCGTGCCCGTGTTCGACACGGTGGAGCAGGCCATCGCCGCCACTGGCGCCAACGCGAGCTGCATCTTCGTGCCGCCTCCGTTCGCGGCGGACTCCATCCTCGAGTGCGTGGAGGCCGAGCTGCCGCTCGCCATCTGCATCACCGAGGGCATCCCCGTCATGGACATGCTCAAGGTACGCCGCGTGCTGGACGGTCAGAAGACCACTCGGCTGATCGGACCGAACTGCCCGGGCGTCATCACGCCGGACGAGTGCAAGATCGGCATCATGCCGGGGCACATCCACAAGAAGGGCCGCATCGGCGTCGTGTCCAAGTCGGGCACGCTCACCTACGAGGCGGTCGGGCAGCTGACCGCGCTCGGCATCGGCCAGTCGACGGCCGTGGGTGTCGGTGGTGATCCCATCGCGGGCACGGACTTCATCGACATCCTCGAGATGTTCGAGAAGGACGCGGACACCGACGCGATCATCCTCATCGGTGAGATCGGCGGCAACGCCGAGGAGCTGGCGGCGGCCTGGATCAAGGACAACTTCAGCAAGCCGGTGGCGGGCTTCATCGCCGGTCGCACCGCGCCTCCGGGCAAGCGCATGGGTCACGCCGGCGCCATCATCTCGGGCGGCAAGGGCACGGCAGACGCCAAGATCGCGGCGCTCGAGGACGCTGGCGTGAAGGTCGCGCCGACGCCGTCGGACATGGGCACCACGCTCGCTTCGCTGCTCAAGTAG
- a CDS encoding DUF3105 domain-containing protein has protein sequence MALVGCGESGPAGRFDETTTHPDAPPIAPFDACTVYTAREEVTSFQHTFVCAELDFTTYPPVGGDHYPIWAAYQSYEAPVPWGFLLHSMEHGAVVVAYRCDDASCALSEALQAVLDERPDDPRCAGQATRNRMILVPDPTLDEPIAAVAWGRLYSATCLDAPSLHAFIDGAYGRAREDLCNAGMDGSSSGWCAVP, from the coding sequence TTGGCCCTCGTCGGATGCGGCGAGAGCGGACCTGCGGGACGCTTCGACGAGACCACGACACACCCGGACGCGCCGCCCATCGCGCCGTTCGATGCGTGCACCGTCTACACCGCGCGCGAAGAGGTCACGTCGTTTCAGCACACCTTCGTGTGCGCGGAGCTGGACTTCACCACCTACCCCCCGGTCGGCGGCGACCACTACCCCATCTGGGCGGCCTACCAGAGCTACGAGGCGCCGGTCCCGTGGGGCTTCCTGCTGCACTCGATGGAGCACGGTGCCGTGGTGGTGGCCTACCGCTGCGACGACGCGAGCTGCGCGCTGAGTGAGGCCTTGCAGGCGGTCCTCGACGAGCGCCCCGACGACCCGCGCTGCGCTGGCCAAGCCACGCGCAACCGGATGATCCTCGTGCCCGACCCCACGCTCGACGAGCCCATCGCCGCGGTCGCGTGGGGACGCTTGTACTCGGCCACGTGTCTCGACGCGCCGTCCCTACATGCCTTCATCGACGGCGCGTACGGCCGCGCCCGCGAAGACCTGTGCAACGCTGGGATGGACGGGTCGTCGTCGGGCTGGTGCGCTGTTCCCTGA